A section of the Deinococcus sp. KNUC1210 genome encodes:
- a CDS encoding PRTRC system protein C, with amino-acid sequence MSETPQARVMKRVFKFDGKVLDDPNPTMSPEQVKQFYSPTYPELLTAGIGSPVEDLKTGTVTIELIKQYGRKG; translated from the coding sequence ATGAGCGAAACTCCCCAGGCCCGAGTGATGAAGCGCGTGTTCAAGTTCGACGGCAAGGTCTTGGATGACCCGAACCCAACGATGTCCCCTGAGCAGGTCAAGCAGTTCTACAGTCCCACGTATCCCGAACTGTTGACGGCGGGGATCGGCAGTCCCGTGGAGGATCTGAAGACAGGCACCGTGACCATCGAGCTGATCAAGCAGTACGGCCGCAAAGGCTGA